A stretch of the Tardiphaga sp. 709 genome encodes the following:
- a CDS encoding glucose 1-dehydrogenase encodes MTAGLFDLSGKVAIVTGGNGGIGLGMARGLAQAGATIAVVGRNQTKSKDAVAELTASGAKAVAIAADVTDKAAVEGMIAGVLKELGRIDILINNAGINIRKPPHEIALDEWDSVIKTNLTSAFVCSQAAHPAMKAAGGGKIINIGSMLSIFGASFAPAYAASKGGIVQFTRSCAVAWAPHNIQCNAVLPGWIDTELTQNARREIDGLHDKVLARTPAGRWGASGDFAGIAVFLSSRASDFVTGTAIPVDGGFSVQG; translated from the coding sequence ATGACCGCAGGACTGTTCGATCTCTCTGGCAAAGTGGCCATCGTCACCGGCGGCAATGGCGGCATCGGACTCGGCATGGCGCGGGGTCTGGCGCAGGCTGGCGCCACCATCGCCGTGGTCGGGCGTAACCAGACCAAATCCAAGGACGCTGTGGCGGAACTAACCGCGAGCGGCGCAAAAGCCGTCGCGATTGCAGCCGATGTGACCGACAAGGCCGCTGTCGAGGGAATGATCGCCGGCGTGCTGAAAGAACTCGGGCGCATCGATATCCTCATCAACAATGCCGGCATCAACATCCGCAAGCCGCCACACGAAATCGCGCTCGACGAATGGGACAGCGTGATCAAGACCAATCTCACCAGCGCCTTCGTCTGCTCGCAGGCGGCGCATCCGGCGATGAAGGCCGCGGGCGGCGGCAAGATCATCAATATCGGCTCGATGCTGTCGATCTTCGGCGCGTCTTTCGCGCCGGCCTATGCCGCCAGCAAAGGCGGCATAGTGCAGTTCACCCGCTCCTGCGCCGTCGCCTGGGCGCCTCACAATATTCAGTGCAACGCCGTTCTGCCGGGCTGGATCGATACCGAACTGACGCAGAATGCGCGCCGTGAAATCGACGGCCTGCATGACAAGGTCCTGGCACGAACACCCGCCGGCCGCTGGGGCGCATCAGGTGATTTCGCGGGCATTGCGGTGTTCCTGTCGTCGCGCGCGTCGGACTTCGTCACCGGAACGGCAATCCCCGTGGACGGCGGCTTCTCGGTGCAGGGATAG
- a CDS encoding tyrosine-type recombinase/integrase — protein MAKISKTTAENLEPGESLYDEQVKGFVVRRLNSGVLTYGFRYRNKASTSRWMSLGLHGSITAEQARGFAKERAGQVAGGRDPVQELLDEREAARKAKAVEANTVDSVLTAYLKAYALKLRSGNQIERIYNIYVRPRIGAKSIYTLAKSDIKSMLDEIEAKNGPVMRDRVLAHVRAAFNWQAGWDDDFKSPVVRAHTRKKTPAERGGRKRTLADDEIRSLWTALDDPELPPSFSRILRVLLLTAQRRNEVSEMTAEELNGPIWTIPADRYKTGIDHEVYLTERALEYVGDTKAGIMFPTTRGVRSFATFDPAKKALDGIIAKQRQEAGLRPVEHWTIHDLRRTARSLMSRAGVPGDIGELVLGHVLTGVRGTYDRHSYAKEKREALEKLAGLLELIINPPADNVVQLARAEA, from the coding sequence ATGGCCAAGATCAGCAAGACCACAGCCGAAAACCTCGAGCCCGGCGAGAGCCTGTATGATGAGCAGGTGAAAGGCTTCGTAGTCCGCCGGCTTAACAGCGGCGTCCTGACATATGGGTTCCGCTATCGGAACAAGGCCAGCACTTCTCGGTGGATGAGCCTTGGTCTGCACGGATCAATCACAGCGGAGCAGGCACGCGGATTTGCCAAGGAGCGGGCCGGCCAGGTCGCCGGCGGGCGCGATCCTGTCCAGGAATTGCTCGACGAGCGCGAAGCTGCCCGCAAGGCGAAGGCGGTAGAAGCCAACACCGTCGATTCTGTCCTCACGGCCTACCTCAAGGCCTATGCCCTCAAGCTCCGCAGCGGCAACCAAATCGAGCGGATCTACAACATTTACGTCCGGCCCCGGATTGGCGCCAAATCGATCTACACCCTCGCCAAGAGCGACATCAAAAGCATGTTGGACGAGATCGAGGCCAAGAATGGACCCGTCATGCGTGACCGGGTGCTTGCCCATGTCCGCGCTGCCTTCAACTGGCAGGCCGGCTGGGATGACGATTTCAAGTCGCCGGTTGTTCGGGCACATACCCGAAAGAAAACGCCGGCCGAGCGGGGCGGCAGGAAGCGAACGCTGGCAGATGACGAGATTCGCAGCCTGTGGACCGCACTGGATGATCCAGAGCTGCCGCCTTCGTTCTCGCGGATCTTGCGAGTGCTCCTACTGACTGCCCAACGTCGGAACGAAGTCTCTGAGATGACCGCCGAGGAACTGAACGGGCCGATCTGGACCATTCCGGCCGATCGATACAAAACCGGCATCGACCACGAGGTATATCTGACCGAGCGGGCGCTGGAATATGTCGGCGACACCAAGGCCGGCATCATGTTCCCGACAACGCGGGGTGTGCGATCGTTCGCCACGTTCGATCCAGCCAAGAAGGCCTTGGACGGCATCATCGCCAAGCAGCGCCAGGAGGCAGGACTGCGCCCTGTGGAGCACTGGACCATCCATGACCTTCGCCGCACCGCCCGCTCGCTCATGTCCCGCGCTGGCGTGCCCGGCGACATCGGCGAGCTAGTGCTTGGCCACGTACTGACCGGCGTGCGCGGCACCTATGACCGGCACAGCTACGCCAAGGAAAAGCGGGAGGCACTAGAGAAGCTGGCCGGGCTGCTGGAATTGATCATCAACCCGCCGGCTGACAATGTTGTGCAGTTGGCGAGGGCCGAGGCGTGA
- a CDS encoding helix-turn-helix domain-containing protein: MAKKMITPGHELLLRVNKAFLDHGYAGLSMVGLARECGFTQRALYYYFSNKEEAFRAGVAHRNEVAVAQALEAGKKVRESGGSALDILATIVDLRYGETRRMLTFSPHTVELNAEAFRRCRDLMIESAITFQAELEKLIVDFHYNKLLILTGRFTAAQIAQALADGGRAVNQALPPIAANDFSARYRQTCEMILYGCAATPTQI, from the coding sequence ATGGCAAAGAAGATGATTACGCCCGGGCACGAGTTGCTGCTTCGGGTCAACAAGGCATTTCTCGACCACGGCTATGCCGGCCTGTCAATGGTCGGTCTCGCGAGAGAGTGCGGCTTCACGCAGCGCGCGCTCTATTACTATTTCAGCAACAAGGAAGAAGCGTTTCGTGCCGGGGTCGCCCATCGAAACGAGGTTGCAGTCGCGCAGGCGCTGGAAGCCGGCAAGAAGGTCCGCGAAAGTGGCGGCAGCGCACTCGACATTCTGGCCACGATCGTCGATCTGCGCTACGGCGAGACCCGCCGGATGCTGACCTTCTCACCGCATACCGTCGAACTCAATGCGGAAGCCTTTCGGCGCTGTCGCGATCTCATGATCGAGTCCGCCATCACCTTCCAGGCCGAGCTGGAAAAGCTGATCGTCGATTTCCACTATAACAAGCTGCTGATCCTGACCGGCCGTTTTACGGCCGCACAGATCGCGCAAGCGCTGGCCGACGGCGGACGGGCTGTCAACCAGGCACTCCCTCCGATCGCAGCGAATGACTTCTCGGCGCGCTATCGCCAGACCTGCGAGATGATCCTGTATGGCTGCGCGGCAACGCCGACGCAGATCTGA
- a CDS encoding SDR family NAD(P)-dependent oxidoreductase: MAAPFNATSTTDDVLAGVDLRGKRILVTGVSAGLGVETARSLAARGAQVVGAARDLAKAEAATAQVRADAAAGGGLELIALDLGSLASVRACADALVAAGRPFDLVIANAGVMAPPFGLTVDGFETQFGTNHLGHFVLVNRIASLLSPTARLVNVASSGHRFADVDLDDPNFTKGSYEPFIGYGRSKTANILFAVEFDRRHRARGVRATALHPGGIKTELGRHMGEATIDAMLDGINAELAAEGKPLFQWKTIPQGAATSVWAGVVASADEIGGRYCENCHVSEIVDGLINPASEGVRAYALDAERAKALWAKSEEMVGERF; the protein is encoded by the coding sequence ATGGCTGCACCTTTCAATGCCACTTCCACCACCGACGATGTCCTTGCCGGCGTCGATCTCCGCGGCAAGCGCATTCTGGTCACCGGCGTCTCGGCCGGGCTCGGCGTCGAGACGGCGCGCAGCCTTGCTGCCAGGGGCGCGCAGGTGGTTGGAGCAGCCCGCGATCTCGCCAAGGCGGAAGCTGCGACCGCACAAGTGCGCGCCGATGCCGCCGCCGGTGGTGGCCTCGAACTGATCGCACTCGATCTCGGCTCGCTGGCCAGTGTCCGCGCCTGCGCCGACGCGCTGGTCGCGGCGGGCCGCCCATTCGACCTGGTGATCGCCAATGCCGGCGTGATGGCGCCGCCATTCGGCCTCACCGTGGACGGCTTCGAGACCCAGTTCGGCACGAACCATCTCGGTCACTTCGTATTGGTCAACCGTATCGCGTCACTGCTGTCGCCTACCGCGCGATTGGTCAACGTCGCCTCGTCCGGCCATCGCTTCGCCGACGTCGATCTCGATGATCCCAACTTCACCAAGGGCTCCTACGAGCCGTTCATCGGCTACGGCCGTTCGAAAACCGCCAACATCCTGTTCGCCGTCGAGTTCGACCGGCGGCACCGGGCACGTGGCGTGCGTGCCACCGCACTGCATCCCGGCGGCATCAAGACAGAACTCGGCCGCCATATGGGCGAAGCAACGATCGATGCCATGCTCGACGGCATCAATGCTGAGCTTGCTGCCGAGGGTAAACCGCTGTTTCAATGGAAGACCATTCCGCAAGGCGCTGCAACTTCGGTGTGGGCCGGCGTGGTCGCCAGCGCGGACGAGATCGGCGGCCGCTATTGCGAGAACTGCCACGTCTCGGAGATCGTCGACGGGCTGATCAATCCGGCCAGCGAAGGCGTGCGCGCTTACGCGCTCGATGCCGAACGCGCCAAGGCGCTATGGGCCAAGAGTGAGGAAATGGTTGGCGAGCGCTTCTGA
- a CDS encoding caspase family protein — protein MRRLLILLAALAAAALSAAPAFAGKRVALVIGNNDYRNVPKLQKAVNDARSMGDALKSLGFSVMVAENQTRQAFSQSLLAFDSTVEKGDTAFFFFAGHGFEIAGQNFLLPTDVPAATEGQEELVRDSAILADRIVTRLQMRGARTSILVFDACRNNPFERAGTRAVAGSGGLAPMTTLPEGVFSIFSAGPRQTALDRLSNNDTDPNSVFTRTFIKELQEPSLNLVQVAQRTRRTVSEMAETVKHRQVPVYFDQMVDDVFLNGVALKQADARPAEPLQQVAALPPVNVPQLPPANDAVNAPIASFSRHNGGWTVMFSIADPTLGISWRMGEAGSFRETGFMDTLDPRTRKRMPNPAIQLDADAAAATIYLRYIDANGEMQGPFPIRFDPEAALVRDQRKILDMTAGSWLAFGGYNTPLMYYTHLMSYRCAIREARVGIDSAMPDKVLKFPPCDLHDPIATPSGAEPYLKIPATTKFVSVELTFRDGSVSEIKSFRRSGNR, from the coding sequence ATGCGACGGCTTTTGATCCTGCTGGCGGCGCTGGCGGCGGCAGCACTTTCGGCGGCGCCGGCTTTTGCTGGGAAACGCGTGGCACTGGTGATCGGCAACAACGACTACCGCAACGTGCCGAAGCTGCAGAAGGCTGTGAACGATGCCCGCAGCATGGGCGATGCCCTCAAGAGTCTCGGCTTCAGCGTCATGGTGGCCGAGAACCAGACCCGGCAGGCCTTTAGTCAGTCGTTGCTCGCTTTCGATTCGACGGTCGAAAAAGGCGACACAGCCTTTTTCTTTTTTGCTGGCCACGGCTTCGAGATCGCCGGCCAGAATTTCCTGCTGCCGACGGACGTTCCTGCCGCCACCGAGGGTCAGGAAGAATTGGTGCGTGACTCCGCAATCCTTGCCGACCGTATCGTGACGCGCCTGCAGATGCGCGGCGCGCGGACGTCGATTCTGGTGTTCGATGCCTGTCGCAACAATCCATTCGAGCGCGCTGGCACACGTGCGGTGGCCGGCAGCGGCGGCCTCGCCCCGATGACGACGCTCCCGGAAGGCGTCTTCTCGATCTTCTCTGCAGGACCGCGGCAGACCGCGCTGGATCGTTTGTCGAACAACGACACCGATCCGAATTCGGTTTTCACACGCACGTTCATCAAGGAGTTGCAGGAGCCATCGCTGAACCTCGTGCAGGTCGCGCAGCGCACCCGGCGGACCGTCAGCGAGATGGCAGAGACCGTGAAGCACCGTCAGGTGCCTGTGTATTTCGACCAGATGGTCGATGACGTCTTTCTCAATGGTGTGGCGCTCAAGCAGGCCGATGCGCGGCCGGCCGAACCGCTGCAGCAGGTCGCTGCGCTGCCGCCTGTCAACGTTCCGCAACTGCCGCCGGCCAACGATGCGGTGAATGCGCCGATCGCCAGCTTCTCGCGTCACAATGGTGGCTGGACCGTGATGTTCTCGATCGCCGATCCGACGCTGGGCATCTCCTGGCGGATGGGCGAGGCAGGTAGCTTCCGCGAGACCGGCTTCATGGACACGCTCGATCCGCGCACGCGCAAGCGGATGCCGAATCCGGCGATCCAGCTCGATGCTGATGCGGCGGCGGCGACAATCTATCTGCGTTACATCGACGCGAACGGCGAGATGCAGGGGCCGTTTCCGATCCGCTTCGATCCGGAGGCTGCGCTGGTTCGTGATCAGCGCAAGATTCTCGACATGACGGCGGGGAGCTGGCTTGCTTTCGGCGGCTACAACACACCGTTGATGTACTATACGCACCTGATGTCGTATCGCTGTGCCATCCGCGAAGCCCGTGTAGGTATTGACAGTGCCATGCCGGACAAGGTTCTGAAATTCCCGCCTTGCGATCTGCACGACCCGATCGCGACACCATCTGGCGCGGAACCCTACCTCAAGATCCCTGCGACCACGAAGTTTGTTTCAGTCGAACTGACTTTCCGCGACGGCAGCGTATCGGAAATCAAGAGCTTTCGACGCTCTGGAAATCGATGA
- a CDS encoding FAD-dependent oxidoreductase encodes MTTGANESSLTTRCCIVGGGPAGMMLGYLLGRAGIDTIVLEKHADFFRDFRGDTVHPSTLQVMDELGLIDDFLKIKHDRIQKMDGFFGTHKLRIADISRTSAKYPFIAFMPQWDFLNFLRDKAQRYPHLKVMMNTEATDLIWSGAQVAGVKAITEQGPVEIHADLTVACDGRHSIVRPAAKLEVEDIGAPMDILWFRVGKGPETESVFARLEPGKMMVTIDRGDYWQCAYVIAKGRYEEIKARGLEAFRAETSRLAPTLGAHIGDLTSWDDVKLLTVAINRLTRWTRPGLLCIGDAAHAMSPVGGVGVNIAVQDAVATANLLAAKLAKGPVTEDDLDAVRRRREFPMRATQGMQVVMQNNIISRALAPGGQPLTPPLIMRLVSAFPPLQGLTARFLAIGVRPEHVQSPEA; translated from the coding sequence ATGACGACAGGCGCGAACGAGAGCTCTCTGACCACGCGCTGCTGCATCGTTGGCGGCGGCCCTGCCGGGATGATGCTCGGCTATCTGCTCGGCCGCGCCGGCATCGACACGATTGTCCTTGAGAAACACGCGGATTTCTTTCGCGATTTCCGCGGCGACACCGTGCATCCATCGACGCTCCAGGTGATGGACGAGCTTGGCCTGATCGACGACTTCCTGAAGATCAAGCACGACCGTATCCAGAAAATGGACGGGTTCTTCGGAACGCATAAGCTACGTATCGCCGACATCAGCCGCACCAGCGCGAAATATCCGTTCATCGCCTTCATGCCGCAGTGGGATTTCCTCAATTTCCTGCGCGACAAGGCACAACGCTATCCGCATCTCAAGGTGATGATGAACACCGAGGCAACCGATCTCATCTGGTCGGGCGCGCAGGTGGCCGGCGTCAAGGCCATCACGGAGCAGGGCCCGGTCGAGATCCATGCCGATCTGACCGTGGCCTGCGATGGCCGACATTCGATCGTGCGACCGGCGGCGAAGCTGGAGGTCGAAGACATCGGTGCGCCGATGGACATCTTGTGGTTTCGCGTCGGCAAGGGCCCGGAGACCGAAAGCGTGTTCGCGCGGCTTGAGCCCGGCAAGATGATGGTGACCATCGATCGCGGCGACTACTGGCAATGCGCTTACGTGATCGCCAAGGGGCGCTATGAGGAGATCAAGGCGCGCGGACTAGAGGCTTTTCGTGCCGAGACGTCACGTCTGGCGCCGACCCTGGGCGCGCATATCGGTGACCTCACGAGCTGGGATGACGTCAAGCTCCTGACCGTGGCGATCAATCGGCTGACGCGTTGGACCCGGCCGGGGCTGTTGTGCATTGGCGACGCCGCGCATGCGATGTCGCCGGTTGGCGGCGTCGGTGTGAACATTGCGGTTCAGGATGCCGTCGCGACTGCCAACCTGCTGGCGGCGAAGCTTGCAAAGGGACCAGTGACCGAGGACGATCTCGACGCCGTACGGCGCCGCCGCGAATTCCCAATGCGCGCGACACAGGGCATGCAGGTCGTGATGCAGAACAACATTATCAGCCGGGCGCTGGCTCCCGGCGGTCAGCCGCTGACGCCGCCGCTGATCATGCGTCTCGTCAGTGCGTTTCCGCCGCTGCAGGGATTGACCGCGCGCTTCCTGGCCATTGGCGTACGACCGGAGCACGTACAGTCGCCGGAAGCGTAG
- the parE gene encoding DNA topoisomerase IV subunit B, with product MAKAQKSNAKADLFGGASAPKSAAAPKASTRSANAEDGYTAADIEVLEGLEPVRRRPGMYIGGTDEKALHHLFAEVIDNSMDEALAGHATFIEVELTADGFLSVSDNGRGIPVDPHPKHPKKSALEVIMCTLHAGGKFDSKVYETSGGLHGVGVSVVNALSSLLEVEVARNQQLYKMTFARGIPQGKLEDLGKVHNRRGTRVRFKPDTDIFGAKAAFKPQRLFKMARSKAYLFGGVKIRWKCDPELLKGLEDTPAEDEFHFPGGLKDYLAAAIHADTLVHPEIFSGKSGRNGAHGACEWAVAWTADADGFMSSYTNTVPTPDGGTHEAGMRSAMLRGLKDHAERVGQGKRAGTITSEDVMVGAAVMLSVFVREPEFQGQTKDRLATAEAQKIVEQAIKDPFDHWLSGNPVQANKLLEFVLERADERLRRRAEKETSRKTAVKKLRLPGKLADCTNTATEGSELFIVEGDSAGGSAKQARDRKTQAILPLRGKILNVASATKEKLTANAQISDLMQAIGAGTGAHYREEDLRYSRIIIMTDADVDGAHIASLLITFFYRQMPKMIDEGHLYLAVPPLYRLTHGSKTVYARDDAHKDALLKSEFNANAKVDVGRFKGLGEMMPAQLKETTMDPARRTLLRVQLLPEDRDGTADSVERLMGTKAEARFAFISDKAEFANEELLDV from the coding sequence ATGGCTAAGGCACAGAAATCAAACGCGAAAGCTGATCTTTTTGGCGGCGCCAGCGCGCCGAAATCGGCTGCGGCACCGAAGGCGTCCACCCGCTCCGCCAATGCCGAAGACGGCTATACGGCCGCGGACATCGAGGTCCTCGAAGGCCTCGAGCCGGTCCGGCGTCGCCCGGGCATGTATATCGGCGGCACCGACGAAAAGGCGCTGCATCACCTGTTCGCCGAAGTGATCGACAACTCGATGGACGAGGCGCTGGCCGGCCATGCGACCTTCATCGAGGTGGAACTCACCGCCGACGGCTTCCTGTCAGTATCGGACAACGGCCGCGGCATCCCGGTCGATCCGCATCCGAAACATCCGAAGAAGTCTGCCCTCGAAGTCATCATGTGCACGCTGCATGCCGGCGGCAAATTCGACTCCAAGGTCTACGAGACATCAGGCGGTCTGCACGGCGTCGGTGTCTCCGTGGTCAACGCCCTCTCCTCGCTGCTCGAGGTCGAGGTCGCGCGCAACCAGCAGCTCTACAAGATGACGTTCGCCCGCGGCATTCCACAGGGCAAGCTTGAGGATCTCGGCAAGGTTCATAACCGCCGCGGCACCCGCGTGCGCTTCAAGCCGGATACCGACATCTTCGGCGCCAAGGCAGCCTTCAAGCCGCAGCGCCTGTTCAAGATGGCACGCTCCAAGGCCTATCTGTTCGGCGGCGTGAAGATCCGCTGGAAGTGCGATCCGGAACTGCTCAAGGGCCTCGAGGACACTCCGGCCGAGGACGAATTCCACTTCCCCGGCGGCCTCAAGGACTATCTTGCCGCGGCGATCCATGCCGATACGCTGGTGCATCCGGAAATCTTCTCCGGCAAGTCTGGCCGCAACGGCGCCCATGGCGCCTGCGAATGGGCTGTGGCGTGGACCGCGGACGCCGACGGCTTCATGTCGTCCTATACCAACACCGTGCCGACGCCCGATGGCGGCACCCATGAAGCCGGCATGCGCAGCGCCATGCTGCGCGGGTTGAAGGACCACGCCGAGCGCGTCGGCCAAGGCAAGCGCGCCGGCACCATCACCTCGGAAGACGTGATGGTCGGCGCCGCCGTGATGCTCTCGGTGTTCGTGCGCGAGCCGGAATTCCAGGGCCAGACCAAGGATCGTCTCGCCACCGCCGAAGCCCAGAAGATCGTCGAACAGGCCATCAAGGACCCGTTCGATCACTGGCTGTCGGGTAACCCGGTGCAGGCCAACAAGCTGCTCGAATTCGTGCTGGAGCGCGCCGACGAGCGTCTGCGTCGCCGTGCCGAGAAGGAAACCTCGCGCAAGACCGCGGTGAAGAAGCTGCGCCTGCCCGGCAAGCTGGCCGACTGCACCAATACCGCGACCGAAGGCTCGGAGCTGTTCATCGTCGAGGGCGACTCGGCAGGCGGCAGCGCCAAACAGGCGCGCGATCGCAAGACCCAGGCCATCCTGCCGCTGCGCGGCAAGATCCTCAACGTCGCCTCGGCGACCAAGGAAAAGCTGACGGCCAACGCGCAGATCAGCGACCTGATGCAGGCAATCGGCGCCGGCACCGGCGCGCATTATCGCGAAGAAGACCTGCGCTATTCGCGCATCATCATCATGACCGACGCCGATGTCGACGGCGCCCACATCGCGTCACTGCTGATCACCTTCTTCTACCGGCAGATGCCAAAGATGATCGATGAAGGGCATCTCTATCTCGCAGTCCCCCCGCTCTACCGCCTGACCCATGGCAGCAAGACTGTCTATGCGCGCGATGATGCGCACAAGGACGCGTTGCTGAAGAGCGAATTCAACGCCAATGCCAAGGTCGATGTCGGCCGCTTCAAAGGCCTCGGCGAAATGATGCCGGCGCAGCTGAAGGAAACCACCATGGACCCGGCGCGCCGCACCTTGCTGCGCGTGCAGCTGCTGCCGGAAGACCGCGACGGCACTGCTGACTCCGTTGAGCGCCTGATGGGCACCAAGGCCGAAGCGCGCTTTGCGTTCATCTCGGACAAGGCGGAATTCGCCAACGAGGAATTGCTGGACGTATAA
- a CDS encoding MFS transporter yields the protein MNDQVRTHGAPASAAVPTIAARLDGLPVSPLHLGIFALCAFGLFADIAEVALSNAFSGIFLAPPYSISRGELSLLLASVFAGGAVGAPVFGWIADRYGRQIALQSALAVLALSSLAVAASRDVATMTAFRFISGLAIGGYPPLTSAYLSDLLPPRRRGLLMMLCGALAFLGAPAIILMIRWLTPIAPWGIEGWRWALIFGSACSTLTALLFFLVPESPRWLASVGRDAEADAACRRFEASARQPSPPAISAPETIATRSSGFRALARDRISLRRTALLAALYVLGPWATIGFPLLSAAVMVQKGFHVSESLLFAGLTMFGPSIGIAAASAFVDRIPRRLALVACAVVMIATGLTFAVSTVLTPLIVTGIVFNLASAVYSAVLSLYAVELLPTHLRASATAGAWGLGRVVSALVPIALLPLLGSYGAIAMFTVISTALLLSSALIAIAGPPGRERRPVD from the coding sequence ATGAACGACCAGGTGCGGACGCACGGGGCGCCAGCGAGCGCAGCCGTGCCGACTATTGCGGCACGCCTGGACGGGCTGCCGGTCTCACCGCTTCACCTCGGCATATTCGCGCTCTGTGCCTTCGGCCTGTTCGCTGACATTGCCGAAGTGGCGCTCAGCAACGCCTTTTCCGGCATCTTCCTCGCACCGCCTTACAGCATCTCGCGCGGCGAGCTCTCGCTGTTATTGGCATCGGTGTTTGCCGGCGGCGCCGTTGGTGCGCCTGTGTTCGGCTGGATTGCGGATCGCTATGGCCGCCAGATCGCGCTGCAGAGCGCGCTTGCCGTCCTGGCGCTAAGTTCGCTCGCCGTCGCCGCCAGTCGCGATGTGGCAACCATGACGGCCTTCCGCTTCATCTCCGGCCTCGCCATCGGCGGCTATCCGCCTTTGACATCAGCCTATCTGTCAGACCTGCTGCCGCCCCGGCGCCGCGGCCTCCTGATGATGCTGTGCGGCGCGCTCGCCTTTCTCGGCGCACCGGCGATCATCCTGATGATCCGCTGGCTGACGCCCATCGCGCCATGGGGCATCGAAGGCTGGCGCTGGGCTTTGATCTTCGGCAGCGCGTGCTCGACCCTGACAGCCCTGTTGTTCTTCCTGGTGCCGGAATCGCCGCGCTGGCTCGCATCGGTCGGACGCGACGCCGAGGCCGATGCCGCCTGCCGTCGCTTCGAGGCATCCGCGCGTCAGCCATCACCGCCAGCGATCTCCGCTCCTGAAACTATTGCGACCAGATCCAGCGGCTTCCGAGCGCTCGCCCGCGATCGGATCAGCCTGCGGCGCACAGCACTCCTTGCCGCGCTCTATGTACTCGGACCCTGGGCCACGATCGGTTTCCCGCTGCTCAGCGCCGCTGTAATGGTGCAGAAGGGATTTCATGTCAGCGAGTCCCTGCTGTTCGCTGGACTCACAATGTTCGGTCCATCGATCGGCATCGCGGCGGCATCGGCCTTCGTCGATCGTATCCCGCGGCGCCTCGCTCTGGTCGCCTGTGCCGTGGTGATGATCGCAACCGGGCTGACTTTCGCTGTCAGCACGGTGCTGACGCCGCTCATCGTCACCGGAATCGTGTTCAACCTCGCCAGTGCCGTCTACAGCGCCGTGCTTAGCCTCTACGCTGTCGAACTGCTGCCGACGCATCTGCGCGCCTCGGCCACCGCTGGCGCATGGGGCCTCGGCCGCGTCGTATCGGCGCTGGTACCGATCGCGCTGCTGCCGCTACTCGGCAGCTACGGTGCGATCGCGATGTTCACGGTGATCTCGACCGCGCTGTTGCTGAGCAGCGCGCTCATCGCCATTGCCGGTCCACCCGGCCGCGAACGCAGGCCGGTCGACTAG
- a CDS encoding glucose 1-dehydrogenase, which translates to MTSNPFDLTGRVAIVTGGNTGIGLGMARGLANAGATLAIADRNSDNAAQAKAELEKSGHSVLALTIDVTDAKSVAQMVSATLNAFGRIDILVNNAGISISAPIEDMALADWQKVIDVNMTAPLICAQAVYPAMKAAGRGKIINIASVLATLGAGGAANYASSKGGILQFTRALATAWAADNIQSNAILPGWIDTDLTKRARDIRPELHDRILGRVPAQRWGRPDDLAGAAVFLASRASDFVNGAALTVDGGFSVQG; encoded by the coding sequence TTGACCAGCAATCCCTTCGATCTCACCGGCAGGGTCGCCATAGTCACCGGCGGCAATACCGGCATTGGCCTCGGTATGGCGCGCGGGCTCGCGAATGCCGGTGCCACCCTCGCGATCGCTGATCGCAACAGCGATAATGCCGCGCAGGCAAAAGCCGAACTCGAGAAGTCCGGACATTCCGTACTCGCGCTGACGATTGACGTCACCGACGCCAAGTCTGTCGCACAGATGGTGTCCGCAACGTTGAACGCGTTCGGCCGCATTGACATCCTCGTCAACAATGCCGGCATCAGCATCTCCGCGCCGATCGAAGACATGGCGCTGGCCGACTGGCAGAAGGTCATCGACGTCAACATGACCGCGCCTTTGATCTGCGCGCAGGCTGTCTACCCGGCGATGAAAGCCGCAGGCCGCGGCAAGATCATCAATATCGCCTCAGTGTTGGCCACGCTCGGCGCCGGCGGCGCGGCGAACTACGCATCAAGCAAAGGCGGCATCCTGCAATTCACCCGCGCGCTGGCGACTGCCTGGGCTGCGGACAACATCCAGTCCAACGCCATTCTGCCTGGCTGGATCGATACCGACCTGACCAAACGCGCCAGGGACATCCGGCCCGAACTGCACGATCGCATTCTCGGGCGTGTACCGGCGCAGCGATGGGGCAGGCCTGATGATCTTGCGGGCGCGGCCGTGTTCCTGGCCAGCCGGGCTTCCGACTTCGTCAATGGCGCCGCGCTCACGGTCGATGGCGGTTTTTCAGTTCAAGGCTGA